A window of Parambassis ranga chromosome 10, fParRan2.1, whole genome shotgun sequence contains these coding sequences:
- the LOC114443003 gene encoding uncharacterized protein LOC114443003, which produces MVKLKASLSLSRAENIVMIPPSDRHFVPWRSRDPIKSSLFPVVGLDGGPVNRRLPCRLVRHGVNLHNLRPLPRAPPAAAALEPAAVRVALVNARSLANKTFILKDFFNTNELDFLCITETWMSVSESSALCEPSDCTFFNSPRTTGRGGGIATRVVGPTQEHGHTLDLVLTHGFSVANLEVYNASFSDHMPVVFDFLLPCPVVKKPKVERTRALIHPPLSNPSNPITPPAVLDQFEPVGLPLLKNIVGHTMKPSGSPKDLLPPRLFKEVFPTVAPDVLNIINSSLINGTVPDGFKHAVVQPLIKKPGLDISVLSNFRPISKLPFISKILEKVVFSQLNGFLDEQKIFEVFQSGFKTQHSTETALLKVFNDVLLATDSGHCVILVLLDLTAAFDTVDHDILLSRLKDCVGIQGSALQWFRSYLTGRSFNVRVGSAESSAAPLTCGVAQGSILAPLLFSLYLLPLGSILRKHGVSFHFYADDSQIYMPLKQNQTHSVQKLLDCVEEIKSWLSANLLHFNDTKTEVILFGPSDASAADIDLGVLTQYQKSTVTNLGVKLDSNLKLDAQISAAVKASFFQLRQLAKAKPFLSRHHFEILIHAFITNRLDYCNALYYGLSQASLAQLQLVQNAAARLLTGAKKREHITPILKSLHWLPIPFRIDFKFLLFVFKSLHGLAPQYLSDMLQPHCPARSLRSADQSLLVVPKTQRIRRGDRSFSVAGPKLWNKLPLHLRQM; this is translated from the exons TGGCGCTCCCGAGACCCGATCAAATCTAGCCTCTTCCCTGTGGTCGGCTTGGATGGAGGGCCAGTGAATCGCCGTCTTCCCTGTCGCCTGGTCCGGCACGGGGTGAACCTCCACAACCTGCGGCCTCTTCCCCGTGCTCCACCGGCGGCAGCAGCACTGGAGCCTGCCGCTGTCAGGGTGGCCCTCGTGAATGCTAGATCGCTAGCCAACAAGACTTTCATTTTAAAGGATTTCTTTAATACAAATGAGTTGGACTTCCTCTGCATCACGGAGACCTGGATGTCTGTCAGTGAGTCGAGCGCTCTCTGCGAACCGTCCGACTGCACATTCTTCAACTCCCCTCGGACAACTGGCCGCGGGGGCGGCATAGCGACT CGTGTCGTTGGTCCCACTCAAGAGCATGGACACACTCTGGACTTAGTGCTGACTCATGGTTTTTCTGTTGCAAACTTGGAGGTGTACAATGCATCGTTTTCAGATCATATGCCTGTGGTCTTTGACTTTCTGCTTCCATGTCCTGTGGTCAAAAAGCC CAAGGTTGAGCGCACCAGAGCCCTCATACACCCCCCTTTATCTAACCCATCAAACCCGATCACGCCCCCTGCTGTATTAGACCAATTTGAGCCTGTTGGTCTTCCTCTGTTAAAGAACATTGTCGGTCATACTATGAAGCCCTCTGGTTCCCCTAAGGATCTCCTTCCACCCCGtctctttaaagaggtttttccaactgtagctccagatgtgctcaatattataaacagcagtctgataaATGGTACGGTCCCTGATGGTTTTAAGCATGCCGTGGTGCAGCCCTTAATCAAGAAGCCTGGTCTggacatttctgtcctctcaAATTTTAGGCCGATTTCAAAactcccttttatctcaaagattttagaaaaagttgtttttagtcaGTTGAATGGGTTTTTAGATGAACAGAAAATctttgaggtgttccagtcaggttttaaaactcagcacagcacagaaactgcactactgaaggtttttaatgatgttcttttaGCCACAGACTCTGGCCACTGTGTCATCCTGGTCCTGCTCGACCTCACTGCGGCCTTCGACACAGTGGACCATGACATCCTCCTGTCTCGACtgaaagactgtgtgggaatCCAGGGCAGTGCATTACAGTGGTTTAGGTCATACCTGACAGGGAGAAGTTTTAATGTCCGTGTGGGGTCtgctgagtcctctgctgcccctctcacctgtggagtggcccaaggctctattctggccccactcctcttctccctatacCTCCTTCCTCTCGGGTCCATTCTCCGTAAACATGGTGtgtctttccatttttatgcgGACGATTCTCAAATCTACATGcccttaaaacaaaaccaaactcattctgttcaaaaactcttagactgtgttgaggaaattaaatcctggctgtcagcaaatctgcttcattttaacgaCACTAAAacagaggtcatactgtttgggcccagtgatgcctctgctgctgatatagatttgggtgtcctgacacaatatcaaaagtccacagtgacaaatctggGTGTAAAATTGGATTCCAacctgaaacttgatgctcagatcagtgcagctgtcaaagcgagcttttttcaattgaggcaactggccaaagccaaaccgttcctttctcggcatcactttgagattttaattcatgcttttattacgaatcggttagattactgcaacgcactttactatgggctcagccaggcttcacttgcacaactgcagcttgtacagaatgctgctgcacggcttttaactggggctaagaaacgagagcacattactccgattttaaagtcattgcactggctcccgattccttttcgcattgattttaaatttctcttatttgtttttaaatcccttcatggtctcgcccctcagtacctgtctgacatgctccagccccactgccctgctcgctctctaaggtcagctgaccagtctctcctggtcgtcccaaaaacacagagaatacgcaggggggaccgttccttctctgtcgcaggtccgaaactgtggaacaaactgcctttgcaccttagacagatg